Proteins co-encoded in one Campylobacter concisus genomic window:
- the rpsG gene encoding 30S ribosomal protein S7, whose amino-acid sequence MRRRKAPVREVLPDPIYGNKIITKFINSLMYDGKKSVATEIMYGAIKAIEKKNAEVKGIDVFNDAIENVKPILEVKSRRVGGATYQVPVEVRPARQQALAIRWLITYARKRSERTMIDKLANELLDAANSKGASFKKKEDTYKMAEANKAFAHYRW is encoded by the coding sequence ATGAGAAGAAGAAAAGCCCCTGTAAGGGAAGTCTTACCTGATCCGATTTACGGAAATAAAATAATCACTAAATTTATTAATTCTCTTATGTATGATGGCAAAAAAAGCGTCGCTACTGAGATAATGTATGGTGCCATTAAAGCCATAGAAAAGAAAAATGCTGAGGTTAAAGGCATCGATGTTTTTAACGATGCTATTGAAAATGTAAAACCTATTTTAGAAGTTAAATCACGCCGTGTTGGTGGTGCTACTTATCAAGTACCAGTTGAGGTTCGCCCAGCTCGCCAACAAGCTCTTGCTATCCGCTGGCTTATAACTTACGCTAGAAAAAGAAGCGAAAGAACTATGATAGATAAACTAGCGAATGAGCTCTTAGATGCGGCAAACTCAAAAGGTGCATCTTTCAAGAAGAAGGAAGATACTTACAAGATGGCAGAGGCTAATAAAGCATTTGCTCACTACCGCTGGTAA
- the fusA gene encoding elongation factor G gives MAERKTPLHKVRNIGIAAHIDAGKTTTSERILFFTGMSHKIGEVHDGAATMDWMEQEKERGITITSAATTAFWKGYQINLIDTPGHVDFTIEVERSMRVLDGAVSVFCSVGGVQPQSETVWRQANKYHVPRIVFVNKMDRIGANFFRVEEQIRERLKANPIPIQIPIGAEDNFRGVVDLVRMKAYVWNDEKKPTDYVEEEIPAEVKDKAEEYRAKLIEAVSETDDSLMEKFFAGEELTEEEIKKGIKAGCLRMTITPMLCGTAFKNKGIQPLLDAVVDYLPAPDEIAAINGVYEDGTEVTVESTDDGEFAALAFKIMTDPFVGQLTFIRVYRGSLESGSYAYNTVQDCKERIGRLLKMHSNKREEITELFAGEIGAVVGLKNTLTGDTLASEKDKVILERMDFPEPVISVAVEPKTKADQEKMAIALQKLAQEDPSFRVSTDEESGQTIISGMGELHLEIIVDRMLREFKVDAEVGQPQVAYRETIRKTVEQEYKYAKQSGGRGQYGHVFLRIEPLPAASGFEFVNDIKGGVVPKEYIPAVEKGCKEALQSGVLAGYPVEDVKVTLFDGSYHEVDSSEMAFKLAASMGFKEGARKAGAVILEPMMKVEVETPEEYMGDVIGDLNKRRGQVNSMDDRNGVKIIAAYCPLAQMFGYSTDLRSMTQGRATYSMEFDHYEEVPKNVSDEIIKKRNG, from the coding sequence ATGGCAGAGAGAAAAACGCCTTTACATAAGGTAAGAAATATCGGTATTGCGGCTCATATTGATGCTGGAAAGACAACTACTAGTGAGAGAATTTTATTTTTTACTGGTATGAGCCATAAAATAGGTGAGGTTCATGATGGTGCTGCTACCATGGACTGGATGGAACAAGAAAAAGAGCGTGGTATTACTATTACTTCAGCTGCAACTACGGCATTTTGGAAGGGTTATCAAATAAACCTAATAGACACTCCGGGACACGTTGACTTTACTATCGAAGTTGAGCGTTCTATGCGTGTTCTTGATGGTGCTGTTTCAGTATTTTGTTCTGTTGGTGGTGTTCAACCACAATCAGAAACCGTTTGGAGACAAGCAAATAAATATCACGTACCAAGAATCGTTTTTGTTAATAAAATGGATAGAATAGGTGCAAATTTCTTTAGAGTTGAAGAGCAGATTAGGGAAAGACTAAAAGCAAACCCAATTCCTATTCAAATTCCTATAGGTGCTGAGGATAACTTTAGAGGTGTGGTTGACCTTGTAAGAATGAAAGCTTACGTTTGGAATGATGAGAAAAAGCCAACTGACTATGTTGAAGAAGAAATTCCAGCTGAAGTTAAAGATAAGGCAGAAGAATATCGTGCGAAATTAATCGAAGCAGTTTCTGAGACAGATGATAGCTTGATGGAGAAATTCTTTGCAGGTGAAGAACTAACTGAAGAAGAGATTAAAAAAGGTATAAAAGCAGGCTGCTTAAGAATGACTATCACGCCTATGCTTTGCGGAACTGCGTTTAAGAACAAAGGTATCCAACCTCTACTTGATGCTGTTGTTGATTATTTACCAGCTCCAGATGAGATCGCAGCGATAAATGGTGTTTATGAAGATGGCACTGAAGTAACTGTTGAAAGTACAGATGATGGCGAATTTGCCGCTCTTGCGTTTAAGATTATGACTGACCCATTTGTTGGACAGCTAACATTTATTCGTGTTTATAGAGGAAGCCTTGAAAGTGGTAGCTATGCTTACAACACAGTTCAAGACTGCAAAGAGAGAATCGGTCGCTTGCTAAAAATGCACTCAAATAAACGTGAAGAGATTACTGAGCTTTTTGCTGGTGAGATCGGTGCTGTTGTTGGTCTAAAAAATACTCTAACAGGTGATACTCTAGCTAGCGAGAAAGATAAAGTTATCCTTGAAAGAATGGACTTCCCTGAGCCAGTTATTAGTGTTGCAGTTGAACCAAAAACAAAGGCAGACCAGGAAAAAATGGCAATAGCACTTCAAAAACTAGCTCAAGAAGATCCAAGTTTTAGAGTTAGTACAGACGAAGAGAGTGGTCAAACTATTATTAGCGGTATGGGTGAGCTTCACTTGGAGATCATAGTTGATCGTATGCTTCGTGAATTTAAGGTAGATGCTGAAGTTGGACAACCACAAGTTGCTTATCGCGAAACTATTCGTAAGACAGTTGAGCAGGAATATAAGTATGCTAAACAATCAGGCGGTCGTGGTCAATATGGTCACGTATTTTTACGTATTGAGCCGCTCCCAGCTGCTAGTGGATTTGAGTTTGTTAATGATATCAAAGGTGGTGTTGTTCCAAAAGAATATATTCCAGCTGTTGAAAAAGGTTGTAAAGAGGCACTTCAAAGTGGTGTTCTTGCTGGTTATCCAGTCGAAGATGTTAAAGTTACACTATTTGATGGTAGCTACCATGAAGTTGACTCGTCTGAAATGGCATTTAAACTTGCTGCTTCAATGGGCTTTAAGGAAGGTGCTAGAAAAGCAGGTGCTGTTATTCTTGAGCCTATGATGAAAGTTGAAGTAGAAACTCCAGAAGAGTATATGGGTGATGTTATAGGCGACCTTAATAAACGCCGTGGCCAAGTAAATTCAATGGATGATAGAAATGGTGTGAAGATCATTGCAGCTTATTGTCCATTAGCTCAAATGTTTGGCTATTCAACAGATCTTCGCTCAATGACTCAAGGGCGTGCAACTTATTCAATGGAATTCGATCACTACGAAGAAGTTCCTAAAAACGTAAGTGATGAGATCATTAAAAAGAGAAATGGCTAA
- the rpsL gene encoding 30S ribosomal protein S12, with product MPTINQLVRKERKKVTVKSKSPALKECPQRRGVCTRVYTTTPKKPNSALRKVAKVRLTSGFEVISYIGGEGHNLQEHSIVLVRGGRVKDLPGVKYHIVRGALDTAGVAKRTVSRSKYGAKRPKAGAAAATKK from the coding sequence GTGCCAACCATAAATCAATTGGTCAGAAAAGAACGCAAGAAAGTGACTGTTAAGTCAAAATCTCCAGCGTTAAAAGAGTGCCCTCAAAGAAGAGGAGTTTGCACTAGGGTTTATACTACAACTCCTAAAAAACCAAACTCAGCTTTGAGGAAAGTTGCCAAAGTTAGGCTAACAAGTGGTTTTGAAGTCATCAGCTATATCGGTGGTGAAGGTCACAACCTACAAGAACACAGTATCGTTTTAGTTCGCGGCGGTAGGGTTAAAGACTTACCAGGCGTTAAATATCACATCGTTCGTGGTGCACTTGATACTGCTGGTGTTGCAAAAAGAACAGTTTCTCGTTCTAAATATGGTGCGAAACGCCCTAAAGCTGGCGCTGCAGCTGCAACAAAAAAGTAA
- the rpoC gene encoding DNA-directed RNA polymerase subunit beta', translating into MKLTNLKPVEIKEEHRPRDFEAFQLRLASPEKIKSWSYGEVKKPETINYRTLKPERDGLFCAKIFGPIRDYECLCGKYKKMRYKGIKCEKCGVEVTTSKVRRSRMGHIELVTPVAHIWYVNFLPSRIGALLGIKMKDLERVLYYEAYIVDNVGEAYYDNENSKKVEKYDVLNEEQYQSLASRYEETGFTARMGGEVIYDMLAELDLMEILNQLKEEMESTNSEAKKKTIVKRLKVIESFLNSGNRPEWMMITNLPVLPPDLRPLVSLDGGKFAVSDVNDLYRRVINRNSRLKRLLELDAPEIIIRNEKRMLQEAVDALFDNGRRANAVKGANKRPLKSLSEIIKGKQGRFRQNLLGKRVDFSGRSVIVVGPKLKMDQCGLPKKMALELFKPHLLARLEEKGYATTVKQAKKMIEDKTNEVWECLEEVVKDYPVMLNRAPTLHKLSIQAFHPVLVEGKAIQLHPLVCAAFNADFDGDQMAVHVPLSQEAIAECKILMLSSMNILLPASGKAITVPSQDMVLGIYYLSLERNDEKGANKIFSSVDEVMIAEEANTLGLHAKIKTMVDNKIIFTTAGRLILRAILPDFVPENMWNKIMKKKDIANLVDYVYRNGGLEVTADFLDKLKNLGFRYATKAGISISIADIIVPDSKQKYIDEAKKKVREIQKQYGAGLLTDSERYNKIIDIWTDTNNSVASEMMKLIQSDKGGFNSIYMMADSGARGSAAQIRQLAGMRGLMAKPDGSIIETPIISNFREGLNIMEYFNSTHGARKGLADTALKTANAGYLTRKLIDVAQNVKVTMHDCGTHEGVEITDITESGELIESLEERVLGRVLADDVIDPITNEILFSEGTLLDEEKARAITEAGIKSVSIRTPITCKAPKGVCAKCYGLNLGEGKLVKPGEAVGIISAQSIGEPGTQLTLRTFHIGGTASTEQQDRQVIAQKEGFIRYYNLNTYDNGDKKIVANRRSAAVLLVEPKIKSTIDGKIEIEYAHEDVNIVIKGKKEEVKYTIRRNDLAKPNELAGVSGKIEGKMYIPYVSGDKVKENESIVEIIKEGWNIPNRIPYASELKISDGDPVTRKILADANGVVKFFILKGDYLDRVKDIKKGHKVTEKGFFVVVSDKDGREAVRHYIPRNSIIQVSDNDTVERATVVSLPEKDDKLIIAEWDPYSTPTIAEEAGVVSFEDIEPGYSATEQADEATGQRRLVINEYLPSGVKPAIIIATKKGNLIKYPLDPKTAIFVSSGDEVAQADILAKTPKAVAKSKDITGGLPRVSELFEARRPKNTAIVAEIDGVVRFDKPLRSKERIIIQAEDGTTAEYLIEKSRQIQVRDGEFVHAGEKLTDGLISSHDILRILGEKALHYYLISEIQQVYRRQGVAIADKHIEIIVSQMLRQVKIVDSGNTNFIVGDMVSRNKFKEENERIMNMGGEPAIAEPILLGVTRAAIGSDSVISAASFQETTKVLTEASIAAKFDYLEDLKENVILGRMIPVGTGFYKDKKVKIKEN; encoded by the coding sequence ATGAAACTAACTAATTTAAAACCAGTTGAGATAAAAGAAGAGCATAGACCTCGTGATTTTGAAGCTTTTCAACTTCGTTTAGCAAGTCCTGAGAAGATAAAATCTTGGAGTTATGGTGAGGTTAAAAAACCAGAAACTATCAACTACCGCACGCTAAAACCTGAGCGTGACGGCTTGTTTTGTGCCAAAATTTTTGGACCGATCCGTGACTACGAGTGCCTTTGCGGCAAATATAAAAAGATGCGTTATAAAGGCATCAAGTGCGAAAAATGCGGTGTTGAAGTAACGACATCTAAGGTTCGCCGCTCTCGCATGGGTCACATCGAGCTTGTAACTCCAGTGGCTCATATTTGGTATGTAAATTTCTTGCCAAGCCGTATTGGTGCACTTCTTGGTATTAAGATGAAAGATCTTGAACGTGTACTTTACTATGAAGCATACATTGTTGATAATGTTGGTGAGGCTTATTACGACAATGAAAATTCTAAAAAAGTTGAGAAATACGACGTTTTAAATGAAGAGCAATATCAAAGCCTAGCTTCAAGATATGAAGAGACTGGTTTTACAGCTAGAATGGGTGGCGAGGTCATCTATGACATGCTAGCTGAGCTTGATTTGATGGAAATTTTAAATCAACTAAAAGAAGAGATGGAGTCTACAAATTCAGAAGCCAAGAAAAAAACTATAGTAAAACGTCTAAAAGTTATCGAGAGTTTTTTAAATTCAGGTAACCGCCCAGAGTGGATGATGATAACAAATTTACCAGTTCTTCCACCTGATCTTAGACCGCTAGTCAGCCTTGATGGTGGTAAATTTGCTGTTTCAGACGTAAATGACCTATATCGCCGCGTAATAAATAGAAATAGCCGTCTAAAACGTCTACTTGAGCTTGACGCACCTGAGATCATTATCAGAAACGAAAAGAGAATGCTTCAAGAGGCTGTTGATGCGCTATTTGATAATGGCCGCAGAGCAAATGCAGTAAAAGGTGCAAATAAGCGCCCACTAAAATCACTAAGCGAGATCATCAAAGGTAAGCAAGGCCGCTTCCGTCAGAATTTGCTAGGTAAGCGTGTTGACTTCTCTGGACGTTCTGTTATCGTCGTTGGTCCAAAGCTAAAGATGGATCAGTGCGGTCTTCCAAAGAAAATGGCTCTAGAGCTATTTAAACCACATTTGCTTGCTCGCCTTGAAGAAAAAGGCTATGCAACAACTGTTAAGCAAGCTAAAAAGATGATAGAAGATAAGACAAATGAGGTTTGGGAGTGCCTAGAAGAGGTCGTTAAAGACTATCCAGTTATGCTAAACCGTGCTCCAACACTTCACAAGCTTTCTATCCAGGCATTTCACCCAGTGCTTGTTGAGGGCAAGGCGATCCAGCTTCATCCACTAGTTTGTGCGGCGTTCAACGCTGACTTCGACGGCGACCAAATGGCTGTTCACGTACCACTATCGCAGGAAGCTATCGCTGAGTGCAAAATTTTGATGCTTAGTTCAATGAACATCTTGCTTCCTGCAAGCGGTAAGGCCATCACAGTTCCTTCACAAGATATGGTTTTAGGAATTTATTATTTAAGCCTAGAGAGAAATGACGAAAAAGGCGCAAATAAAATTTTCTCAAGCGTTGATGAAGTAATGATCGCTGAAGAGGCTAATACTCTTGGTCTTCACGCTAAAATTAAGACAATGGTTGATAATAAGATCATCTTTACGACGGCTGGTCGCTTGATCTTAAGAGCGATACTTCCTGATTTTGTCCCTGAAAATATGTGGAATAAGATCATGAAGAAAAAAGACATTGCAAATTTGGTTGATTATGTTTATAGAAATGGCGGCCTTGAAGTAACGGCTGACTTCCTTGATAAGCTTAAAAATTTAGGCTTTAGATATGCTACAAAAGCGGGAATTTCTATCTCTATCGCAGACATCATCGTGCCAGATAGCAAGCAAAAATATATCGATGAAGCTAAGAAAAAAGTTCGTGAAATTCAAAAACAATACGGCGCTGGTCTTTTAACAGATAGTGAGAGATACAACAAGATCATCGATATCTGGACAGATACAAACAATAGCGTTGCAAGCGAGATGATGAAGCTCATACAAAGTGATAAGGGCGGATTTAACTCAATTTATATGATGGCTGACTCAGGTGCGAGAGGTAGTGCTGCGCAAATTCGCCAGCTAGCTGGTATGCGTGGTCTTATGGCAAAACCTGATGGCTCAATTATTGAAACGCCGATCATTTCAAACTTCCGTGAAGGTTTAAATATAATGGAGTACTTCAACTCTACTCACGGAGCTAGAAAAGGTCTTGCAGATACCGCTCTAAAAACAGCCAACGCCGGTTACTTAACAAGAAAACTAATCGACGTTGCTCAAAACGTTAAAGTAACAATGCACGACTGCGGTACGCACGAGGGTGTTGAAATCACAGATATTACAGAGAGTGGCGAGCTAATAGAAAGCCTTGAAGAGAGAGTATTGGGCCGTGTTTTAGCAGATGATGTGATCGATCCTATAACAAATGAAATTTTATTTAGCGAAGGCACGCTACTTGATGAAGAAAAAGCTAGAGCTATAACTGAGGCTGGTATAAAATCAGTGAGCATTAGAACGCCTATCACGTGCAAGGCACCAAAAGGCGTTTGTGCAAAATGCTACGGCTTAAATTTGGGTGAAGGTAAGCTTGTAAAACCAGGCGAGGCAGTTGGTATCATTTCAGCTCAATCTATCGGTGAGCCAGGTACACAGCTAACACTAAGAACATTCCACATCGGTGGTACGGCTTCTACTGAACAACAAGATCGCCAAGTAATCGCTCAAAAAGAAGGTTTTATTAGATATTACAACCTTAATACTTATGATAACGGAGATAAGAAGATCGTTGCAAATAGAAGAAGCGCAGCTGTGCTACTTGTTGAGCCAAAGATTAAATCAACGATTGATGGCAAAATAGAGATCGAATATGCCCACGAAGATGTAAATATCGTGATAAAAGGTAAAAAAGAAGAGGTTAAATATACAATTAGAAGAAACGATCTTGCTAAGCCAAATGAATTAGCTGGTGTTAGCGGAAAGATCGAAGGGAAGATGTATATACCTTATGTAAGTGGCGATAAAGTAAAAGAGAATGAAAGTATCGTTGAGATCATAAAAGAGGGTTGGAATATCCCAAATCGTATCCCATACGCTAGTGAACTTAAAATTTCAGACGGAGATCCGGTAACTCGTAAAATTTTAGCTGACGCAAATGGTGTAGTTAAATTTTTCATATTAAAAGGTGATTATCTTGATAGGGTTAAAGATATCAAAAAAGGTCACAAAGTAACTGAAAAAGGTTTCTTTGTAGTTGTTTCTGATAAAGATGGACGTGAGGCGGTTCGCCATTATATCCCAAGAAATTCTATCATTCAAGTTTCTGATAATGATACAGTTGAGAGAGCGACAGTGGTTTCGTTACCTGAAAAAGATGATAAGTTGATTATTGCTGAGTGGGACCCATACTCAACTCCAACTATTGCTGAAGAAGCTGGTGTGGTTAGCTTTGAGGATATTGAACCAGGATATAGTGCGACTGAGCAAGCAGATGAGGCGACTGGACAAAGACGTCTTGTTATCAATGAGTATTTGCCAAGCGGTGTAAAACCTGCGATTATTATCGCTACTAAAAAAGGAAATTTAATCAAGTATCCGCTTGATCCAAAAACTGCGATCTTTGTTTCAAGCGGAGATGAAGTAGCACAGGCTGATATTTTGGCCAAGACCCCAAAAGCTGTTGCTAAGTCAAAAGATATTACCGGCGGTCTTCCAAGAGTTAGTGAGCTATTTGAAGCAAGACGCCCTAAAAATACAGCTATCGTTGCAGAGATTGATGGTGTGGTTAGATTTGACAAGCCACTTCGCTCAAAAGAGCGCATAATCATCCAAGCTGAAGATGGCACAACTGCTGAGTATTTGATCGAGAAAAGTCGTCAGATACAAGTAAGAGATGGGGAATTTGTCCATGCTGGCGAGAAACTAACTGATGGACTAATCTCAAGCCACGATATTTTAAGAATTCTTGGCGAAAAAGCGCTTCACTACTATTTGATCAGTGAAATTCAGCAAGTTTATCGCCGCCAAGGTGTTGCGATCGCTGATAAACATATAGAGATCATCGTATCACAAATGCTTCGCCAAGTCAAAATCGTTGATAGTGGAAATACAAATTTCATAGTTGGCGATATGGTCTCAAGAAATAAATTTAAAGAAGAGAACGAGCGCATTATGAACATGGGTGGTGAGCCAGCTATTGCTGAGCCGATTCTTCTTGGTGTTACAAGAGCGGCTATCGGAAGTGATAGTGTGATCTCTGCTGCATCATTCCAAGAGACAACTAAAGTCTTAACAGAAGCATCGATTGCTGCTAAATTTGACTATCTTGAGGATCTAAAAGAGAATGTTATCCTCGGACGTATGATCCCGGTTGGAACTGGTTTTTATAAGGATAAAAAAGTAAAAATCAAAGAAAACTAG
- a CDS encoding DoxX family protein translates to MKNVDLGLLFIRLGLGICLFMHGFGKILHGLSGVKGILVNAGLPGFLAYFSYLGEVLAPIMLIIGFYSRVGAILVLGTSITILYSYYGFANLFALNEVNGFKSELIYLYIAISLCILLIGSGKYAVKQD, encoded by the coding sequence ATGAAAAACGTTGATCTTGGACTTTTATTTATACGTTTAGGACTTGGTATCTGCCTTTTTATGCATGGTTTTGGTAAAATTTTACATGGACTTAGTGGGGTAAAAGGTATATTAGTAAATGCTGGTTTACCTGGATTTTTGGCATATTTTTCTTACCTTGGAGAGGTCTTAGCGCCAATTATGTTAATTATTGGTTTTTATTCAAGGGTAGGCGCTATCCTAGTTTTAGGTACTAGTATTACTATTTTATACTCATACTATGGATTTGCAAATTTATTTGCATTAAATGAGGTTAACGGCTTTAAATCAGAGCTTATTTACCTTTATATTGCTATTTCACTTTGTATTCTTTTGATAGGTAGTGGCAAATATGCTGTCAAACAAGACTAA